The Primulina eburnea isolate SZY01 chromosome 6, ASM2296580v1, whole genome shotgun sequence genome contains a region encoding:
- the LOC140834155 gene encoding G-type lectin S-receptor-like serine/threonine-protein kinase LECRK3, which produces MAYAVNFCKMLHFMLVLLLPILATAQPYRNVSLGSSLIANNENSAWPSPSGDFAFGFRQTVPGGGYLLAIWFDSIPEKTIIWSANRDKPAAEGSKFHIFTDGRSELDDPRGQPIWTPNLAGSAVAYGAMLDSGNFVLVGNTSALLWQSFNDPTDTILPSQILNEGGRLVSSFSETNYSSGRFIFAMQGDGNLVSYNRNFPMDDNIGAYWASNTVGSGFQVIFNQSGYISLTAENGTILDFLSSNGASTALYYQRMILDYDGVLRHYVYPKFGNSTGGRPMSWSVLHFLPENICLSIPNNSVWGACGFNSICSLGTDQRPYCFCPTGYSSINPSDKMSGCKQDFVAQICDQESRDASLFNFVDMYNTDFLGGSYMSYQQVQEDWCRQDCLDDCLCAAAIFRRKRCWKKKYPLSNGRFDSSVLGRAWIKVRKSNATLAPPANIPNKNKRSTLIITGSVLLGSSVFVNLLLLVAFLLFGFHLKRRESKILHPYSANIRSFTFKELQEATNGFKEELGSGACSTVYKGTLMNENDGLIAVKKLNKIAKDSEQELKTELNSISRTNHKNLVQLLGYCDEGENRLLVYQYMSNGSIASFLFQNSRPNWFQRVQIAIGTARGLCYLHEECSTQIIHCDIKPQNVLLDESLVAKISDFGLAKLLKDDQTRTTTMIRGTKGYVAPEWFRNMPITVKVDVYSFGILLLELICCRKNFETSITNQHEEILSDWAYDCYKDGTLHLLVANDEEATNDIKRAKKFVVVAIWCIQEDPSLRPNMKRVLHMLEGSIEVPLPPDPQSFV; this is translated from the coding sequence ATGGCTTACGCTGTTAATTTTTGTAAAATGTTACATTTCATGTTGGTTCTTTTGCTTCCAATATTAGCAACAGCGCAGCCCTATCGCAACGTTTCTTTGGGTTCATCTCTCATTGCGAACAATGAGAATTCAGCTTGGCCATCACCATCTGGTGATTTTGCTTTTGGATTCCGACAGACCGTGCCTGGTGGTGGCTACTTGCTAGCCATCTGGTTCGACAGTATACCCGAAAAAACTATAATTTGGTCTGCAAATCGAGATAAACCAGCTGCGGAAGGATCTAAGTTTCATATTTTTACAGATGGGAGATCTGAACTTGATGATCCGAGGGGCCAACCAATTTGGACTCCTAATCTGGCGGGCTCGGCTGTCGCATATGGCGCAATGCTTGACAGCGGTAACTTTGTACTGGTGGGCAATACATCAGCTCTCTTGTGGCAAAGTTTTAATGATCCAACTGATACGATTTTACCGTCCCAGATATTGAATGAAGGGGGTAGATTGGTTTCAAGCTTTTCGGAGACGAATTACTCCAGTGGGAGATTCATCTTTGCGATGCAAGGTGATGGGAATCTTGTGTCTTACAACAGAAACTTCCCCATGGACGACAACATCGGTGCGTATTGGGCATCAAATACTGTTGGCAGTGGATTCCAAGTGATCTTTAACCAATCTGGCTACATCTCCCTTACAGCAGAGAATGGAACAATACTTGATTTTCTGTCTTCAAATGGCGCTTCCACCGCCCTATATTACCAGAGAATGATATTGGATTATGACGGGGTTCTCAGGCATTATGTATATCCCAAGTTTGGTAATTCAACAGGTGGAAGGCCGATGAGTTGGTCCGTTTTGCACTTCTTACCAGAGAATATATGTCTCAGCATACCAAACAATTCGGTATGGGGTGCGTGTGGCTTCAACAGCATATGCTCCCTGGGAACTGATCAGAGGCCTTATTGTTTCTGTCCTACCGGTTACTCTTCTATCAATCCAAGTGACAAGATGAGCGGATGCAAGCAAGATTTCGTCGCACAGATTTGTGATCAAGAATCACGAGATGCATCACTTTTCAACTTCGTCGACATGTATAACACCGATTTCCTTGGTGGCAGTTACATGTCATATCAACAAGTACAAGAAGATTGGTGTCGACAGGATTGTCTTGATGATTGTTTATGTGCCGCTGCTATCTTTAGACGCAAGAGATGTTGGAAGAAAAAGTACCCTCTTTCGAATGGAAGATTTGACTCGAGCGTCCTGGGGAGAGCATGGATAAAGGTAAGGAAAAGTAATGCCACATTAGCCCCTCCAGCTAATATTCCGAACAAGAACAAAAGATCCACTCTCATTATCACAGGATCTGTTCTGTTGGGAAGTTCGGTATTTGTCAACTTGCTCCTACTCGTTGCTTTCTTGTTGTTTGGTTTTCATTTAAAACGACGAGAATCAAAGATTCTTCATCCGTACTCGGCCAACATAAGAAGTTTCACTTTCAAAGAATTACAAGAGGCAACAAATGGATTCAAGGAAGAACTTGGTAGCGGGGCTTGCTCAACTGTGTATAAAGGGACTCTGATGAACGAAAATGATGGTTTAATTGCGGTGAAAAAGCTGAATAAGATAGCGAAAGATTCTGAACAAGAACTGAAAACTGAATTGAACTCAATCAGCAGAACTAACCACAAAAATCTGGTGCAATTACTAGGATACTGTGATGAAGGTGAAAACAGGCTTCTCGTTTACCAATACATGAGTAATGGTTCGATAGCAAGCTTTCTTTTCCAGAACTCCAGGCCAAATTGGTTCCAAAGAGTACAGATTGCAATTGGAACCGCGAGGGGACTCTGCTATTTGCATGAAGAGTGCAGCACTCAAATCATACACTGCGACATCAAGCCTCAAAATGTTCTCTTGGACGAATCCTTGGTAGCAAAAATCTCGGATTTTGGGCTTGCAAAACTTCTAAAGGATGATCAGACCCGAACAACTACCATGATCCGTGGAACCAAAGGATATGTAGCTCCTGAATGGTTCAGAAACATGCCTATCACAGTAAAAGTCGACGTGTACAGCTTCGGTATCTTGTTGCTGGAGCTCATTTGCTGCAGAAAGAATTTCGAAACAAGCATTACGAATCAGCACGAGGAGATTCTGTCTGATTGGGCTTATGATTGTTACAAAGACGGTACACTGCACTTGCTAGTTGCCAATGACGAGGAAGCCACAAACGATATCAAACGGGCCAAGAAATTCGTGGTGGTCGCCATTTGGTGCATTCAAGAAGATCCGTCATTGAGGCCTAACATGAAGAGAGTTTTGCATATGCTCGAAGGATCTATCGAAGTGCCTCTTCCACCGGATCCTCAATCCTTCGTATGA